The window AACCCAAAATGTTCATCACTTACTGACAGGAGAAAAAGGGGATGGCCCAGCTGCTGAATCTGCAAAAGGTGCCGCATCTTCAAAACAGAAGCTAATTTAACCTATTGCATATGCAGCTCAGAAAGAGAACTGGACAACTACATCATCAGAAGAAAGCAAaattgggggagagagagagagtatatcAGAAGAGAGGGGCACTAATGTAACAAGGTGAGAAGACAAAAATACAAACCTAAGACAATAGGAGCCATAACACTGTTCACAAATTCCTAATTTTCCCAGAACACCACTCAGATCTTAAGTTCTTTCAATTTCTGTACTACCTCAGATTCTTGCTGCTGCTTGGCAGTTGCACTCTTCCTCTCGTCCATAACGGGGAGAGACACATCGCTTGAAACAGGAGAATTGAGAAGAGGAGGTTCTTTGTAAACTGTAGGAGGAATATCCTTCCGGGCCGGTGGTGCAGCGAACACAGGCACAGCTTGTCTGGTACAGACAGGTGGGGCGACTCCCACAGGTGATGCCTGCATTAATGGAGGCTGCAACCTCACTGAAGGCTGTGGATGGAGAGGAGCAGCATATACTGGTGATACGGTTCTTATTGTCACTGGAGGTGCAATACCACGGCATGGTGCTCTAAACTGCAGAATGGGGACATAAGGAGCAGCTCCAGCAGCTGGGAACTTCTGTGGGTGGGCTCCACGAGATTCTGCAGATGGAGACCTTGGAACTGGCAATGGCTTATCATTTGTGGACGTTGGCGAAGGTCTGACTCGAGAAGTTGTTTTTTGGAATAGAGGAAGGATCTTTGATGTGGTGACGGGTGGAAGTTGTGGGCTAGTTGATCTTAGATTTTGAATCTGAAACTTCTTTGCGAACGGTATCGTGCCGCTGGGGGAGTTAGCCAATGCTACCTTCTCCTTCAAACGATAGTTTTGTAAAGCTCGTGCAATTGTTATCTGCTCCAGCTCATCATTGTTCTCTGGCTCAGATGATGTACTAGCAGTTTCTTTTGACACTGCATAAATTGAAAAGTCAATACCATTCAAATATCAGAGACGAAGTCATCCACAAATGCAGCTGCAATGGATGTTAGTCTAAAAGACTTGGACATATGGAACCATATCAGGTGGGAGACTCGTGCTCTAACAAAAATATAGGAATTGACATTATTgcaagaagggaaagaagtTGGTGAACTTCCGCTCGAGGAAAGATGAGACGCAACCCATAAATAAACATGCTCAATGTAAAATGAGTGGAAATGCTAACAGCTCTTTGCCTGCATTCACTGCATTTAAGCATCCTATGTGCCTTGAGCTAGATAAATCACTTCGATCTAAAACAACCCCAGCCTTAACCCCAAATAAAGTGTACTCAAACTAGGTTCTGTCATCACTTCAGTCCAAAATAACCCCTCTCTTGACCACAAACAGAGTGTAatgcaggttttttttttttttttttttttaaacagatAAATGCAACACAACTCTACTCGCCATTCTTATGGCCCTTGAACACTTGTGCTTCAGCCATAAAGATGATATTGTAAGACAATGTAACAATCATGATAAACTAAGATACACAGAAATTGGGAATATGATGCCACACACGACActatttagtttttaatcttcTTAGGAAACCCATGGAACCTACCTTGCGCTAAGAGAGATTCAACaggatagaaaagaaaaaaaccagagGCAGTGTTTAGACCTTTTCTTTTACCAGCATAGCATGCAATTATCGCATGATATTTAAaacttaaataataaaatttagaatAGCTTACATTGCTTCAGAGACGACCAAGCTGCCATTGCTGCATTCTTTTCTGCTTGTTTCTTCGTCTTGGCAGGTACTCCAGTGAAAATTATTCCAGCTAACTCTACCGTGCCTGTAAACACAGGCAGGTGGCCCAGGCCTGATCGAAATGTTGAGTAATGTGGCAATGGAGCTCCAACTCTCTGTGCAATCTCCTGTAAGAGGTTTTTATAAACCCCCGTCTCATCCTAACAATGGAAAACACCAATGAATTAAGAAAGGAACACCTGTCCTGCAATAGTGGATATCCTCACAAGTAGAGGTGATCAACAAGCAGGCAGCCTGCCCAAGCCTGTAGAAGCCCACAAGGTAGATGGACGGGCTTGGGCAAAGGCCTTACATGAGAAAGACTTGCCCGAaaattgctttataaattttttagtaTGGGGAGGCTTAGGAAGCATATTAGGAGAGACCTTCGGGCCGGCCTGAGCCTACCTAGCAATGACCTCTCCTAAGAAGTCTAATCCTAAACAAAATACTAATGATGCTGACAAAAAGCACACAGAAGGTGTGGTCACTTAAGAGCAATTACCATTGAACCACATATCAACAAACGCATCATTTGATTATCCGACTCTATGTTTGAGAatgtagaaagaaaagaacacaaattgcCTATGAAACTGTAATGCTCGGATGTAGattgaataaagaaaagaaactcaaatgTAATATGAAATTCGGAACCATCAGAAAGCAGAAACCACAATGCTCACAGTTCCCCAAGAATCCTCACCCCCAAGTCTGTTCAGGTATCATCCAAGGCTCTTTATTGCACCGGCTCCTAAATCTCCCTCAAAACATGAACCAGCAAGACCCCTATCTTGAATTGCCCAATTTAACTCTCGCAAACATCTTAAAGTAACGCTCGGTGAAGCATTGTGATGGGTATCAGCATGATTGGCTAATAAGCAAGAATCAAGTACTTTTGATACTTTTACTCTTCATAAAATCAGAAATTTCTTAGTTTAGCTCGAAAGTTCAGGTCCGCTCGATCGAGATGATACAGAAGCCAGAAGAAAAGCAGAAAGAAATCGACTTTACTTGGATCCATTTTCCCAATGACCGAGTCCACCAGAAAACATCATGACAGAAGCTGAAATTGCCCTAAACACACGCGCACATACACCGTAGATTCAACACTCGAGCACGTCAGAGACGCACGAGCCGCCATAACTGGCGCATCAAAACGGCACTGCGGATGGTTCGAGACCTAATAATCAGAGAGAAACCGACATCTAGTAGAGGTACTCGAAAACGGAATGCTCGCACCGGCAGAAACCAAAAGCATCGCCCGAATCGAACGTCGCAGCCGCCACACAGAGGCGCATTGAAGCGGGGAAACAGCGAAAAACGGGGCGATCGGGAAGGAGAGAGCTCACGAGGATTCGGGAGGCGAGGGAGTGGGAAGGACCGCGCGTGGCGAGGGAGTGGAGGGCGACCTCGGCGGCGGAGTGCTCGGCCTGGCGGAGGGTGGAGCAGTAGCTGGGGCTCTCGAAGCTCTCGCCGTTGAAGTTCACGACGGCCTTGAACCGGGGCGCGTGGTCGGGGCCCTCCCGGATGCACGCGTAGGAGGGCAGGTTGAAGCAGCTCCGCTGCGCCAGCTCCTGCAGCTGGTTCTTGTACATGTCTCCTCCCCCTTCTtccccaccgccgccaccgccgccgccgcttcttCTCGGAGTCGAGTCAATTCCTCTCCCGCTCACGAGCTCCGATCCCGGCTCGAGAGCATCCGGCCGCGAGCGAATCAAGGCGCCGGTCCCGGTCCCGGCGAACGGCGGGGCGAAGGCTCGCCGGAGATCGGGGGGTTTCCGGCCTAGGGTTTTGCGCTGCTCGCGCCGGTCGTAGGGCGGAAGGAGACGCGTTCGATCCTCTTCGGGGCCGAGAGAGAGCGAAGACTGAAGACCAGAAGCGtaacgaaggagagagagagagagggagatgggtGAAATTATGAATGgggcatttttttaattttttgttttttttttttgtaatttcttaatttcgagACTTtaatatgtgtatatatataaataaataaatatatatatattatatatgtgtGTGGGTGCTTTTAGTTTTGTGGATGGGAAGTCAACGGAAAGTTCGGCTGCATGGATGCGATCTTTTCCGTAAATTTTCCCAcagctttttttatttaattaattaaatatattttcgtccctctttttcctcctccgctcatttttatattttatatttttttattttatttcggacATGAAATTCGATGGGATTTGACGGGTCATGCTTCATAAAATATCGTCCTCGACCTAGACTAAAAAACGCACGGATGTGCATATGGTACCTAATATCGCTTCCTATATTGAAATTCGATCGAGATTTTCTACACCaacaattatgaaaaattatatcttttttatttcattagtGGAAAAGAACGAATGTCTACAGTTTGTTGCATCGATATCTTGAAGGTCGggattatttttccaaataacaaaatatatgATTCGATATAAGTCATAAAAGATTATGCAAATTCCGCTGCGTTATCATCTATGAAAGGCATTTGGCTAATAATGATGTTTTCATCCTTTTCTAATATGATGCGGATTGCTTGGTCAAGTCTAGACATGCCcgaataatattttattttctgctttttaattaattaaaattgtgTGTAATAGACactcttgaacttttttttaacCCTATAATACCTAAATATTTCACAACATTATAATTTTGACACATGAATATACAtatcatattcttcttcttcttttttataaatttttttttttttttgcacggATAATGTCTTATATTGTGACAAGAAAGCAAAAAGTGGTTTTTGTTTTCACCGAAGCATAAAACAAAATGTACTCTCAATTTACGCATGATTTTTCTCCATCAATTCTAATTTAGGTTGATAAAAATTGGATGATGAATTGTAGTGAAACTTCAAAAACTTCTCTAAAAAATCATGATACCCAGAAATAGTGCAATTGACCGGAAAAGTCTCAAGACCGTTTGTCATGACATTTGTGGGCAATTTTATGATAAAAGAGATTTAAGGTATA of the Eucalyptus grandis isolate ANBG69807.140 chromosome 10, ASM1654582v1, whole genome shotgun sequence genome contains:
- the LOC104421660 gene encoding double-stranded RNA-binding protein 2-like, yielding MYKNQLQELAQRSCFNLPSYACIREGPDHAPRFKAVVNFNGESFESPSYCSTLRQAEHSAAEVALHSLATRGPSHSLASRILDETGVYKNLLQEIAQRVGAPLPHYSTFRSGLGHLPVFTGTVELAGIIFTGVPAKTKKQAEKNAAMAAWSSLKQLSKETASTSSEPENNDELEQITIARALQNYRLKEKVALANSPSGTIPFAKKFQIQNLRSTSPQLPPVTTSKILPLFQKTTSRVRPSPTSTNDKPLPVPRSPSAESRGAHPQKFPAAGAAPYVPILQFRAPCRGIAPPVTIRTVSPVYAAPLHPQPSVRLQPPLMQASPVGVAPPVCTRQAVPVFAAPPARKDIPPTVYKEPPLLNSPVSSDVSLPVMDERKSATAKQQQESEVVQKLKELKI